The proteins below come from a single Alkalispirillum mobile genomic window:
- a CDS encoding DUF502 domain-containing protein has product MINTTVRRLGGTFFKGLAAILPAVVTVYVLWWLGSTAESILGGIIQWVLPESFYLPGLGLLAGVGLVFALGVLLQAWVFRRIWEWGEGLMTRLPVVKTIYGAVQDLMGFFSGDATQDMQQVVVVDLPGVPFRLLGIVTRQDFSQLPDELGGEDTIAVYTPMSYQIGGYTLMLPRDCVHPVDMSVEDAMRYAVTAGMSVKKTTSHIGKTD; this is encoded by the coding sequence ATGATCAATACCACCGTCCGCCGTCTGGGCGGCACCTTCTTCAAGGGGCTGGCGGCCATCCTGCCCGCCGTGGTCACCGTCTACGTGCTCTGGTGGTTGGGCAGCACCGCCGAGTCGATCCTGGGCGGGATCATCCAGTGGGTGCTGCCGGAGAGCTTCTACCTGCCCGGGCTCGGGCTGCTGGCCGGGGTGGGGCTGGTCTTCGCCCTGGGGGTGCTGCTGCAGGCCTGGGTGTTCCGACGGATATGGGAGTGGGGCGAGGGCCTGATGACCCGGCTGCCGGTGGTCAAGACCATCTACGGGGCGGTGCAGGATCTGATGGGCTTCTTTTCCGGGGACGCCACCCAGGACATGCAGCAGGTGGTGGTGGTGGACCTGCCCGGCGTGCCCTTCCGCCTGCTGGGCATTGTCACCCGTCAGGACTTCAGCCAGCTGCCGGACGAACTCGGCGGCGAGGACACCATCGCCGTTTACACCCCAATGAGTTACCAGATCGGCGGGTACACGCTGATGCTGCCCCGCGACTGCGTCCACCCCGTCGACATGAGCGTGGAGGACGCCATGCGGTATGCGGTGACCGCCGGGATGTCGGTGAAGAAGACCACGTCACATATTGGTAAGACTGATTGA